Below is a genomic region from Eulemur rufifrons isolate Redbay chromosome 24, OSU_ERuf_1, whole genome shotgun sequence.
TGCTTAGTGGATCCACTGAGAGGATTAAAGGAGTCTGAGGCCGGTAAACCGCTTAGCGCGGGGCAGCTGCAACAGACTCGATTGGGATGGGCGTGGCTACACGGGGCGAGGGGGTCCTGGGACTGGGAGAGGTGGGAAGATTGTTCCTCCTTTTCTGATCCTCCCTTCTTTCGCCAGAGGCAGGCCCCGAGGGCCAGGAGACAGCGGAGATCACCGACTTCCAGAGGGTGCGTTTCTGCAAGGTGGTGGCGGCCGCTCCGCCACCGGGGGCCGCCCGCTGACCGCGCCCGCCGGACCAGGGCCTCCGGCCTCCGCGCTCTGCACTAACCTCCCGCCGCCTCGCTCCTCTGTCCTCTGCTTCTGCCACACACCAGCCAGGAGAGGGTTAAATGTAAGGGGGGAGGAGCCAGGGTCAGTGACcggggtggggccagggcagtGGTCTGAATTTTGTGAGGACTCGGTCCAGGCCCTACACGTGGGGGACGTAGCCTCCGTGTTAGCCTCCCATGGAGGCCGGGGGGGGGGACGGGGGGAGGCTAGGTGCAGTCCCCAAGGCCTAATTTCCCGCCTCCAGGAGCTTACATCTGGGGCATGGCAAATAGCCGGCGACTCTTCCGAAGGGCTTGAATCACTCGGGCGTCAGCCTCGTCTCTATTAAACGCAGTGCTTCCGCTAACCCTCGAACTGTGTTTCTGGCGGGGGCAGGCTGGGTTGCTGTGCTTGGCGGGCTTTTCCGTGGCGGATAGAGGCGGGAGGAAGGGGTCTTCCTTTCTCCACCCACCCTGACACGTCTTCCCCCTCCCGCAGGCCTCCCCGAATTCCTGAAGACGCTGCTGGGAGGGGACTGAAGCTTCCCCGCCTTGATGGGGAGGGGGCGTCAGGAGGGGTTTATCTGGATTTCCAGCCTGTGTTCTTCTCCCCAGTCCTCACTCTGCACCCCATGTCTCtagggagagggagaaattgaggggagtggggaaggggcgCGATTGGAACGAGGGGCGGAGCTGGAACCTCTGGAGGTGGAGTTGGATCTCAGGACCCCTGAGAGGGCGGCTAACTGCGTGGAAAAGGAGGCAGCTGGTGCCAGGAGGGGCGGGGTTAGGGTGCATGGGCGGGGCCAGAATCATAGTAGGCGGAGTTAGAACACGGGGCGGAGCTagcatgtgggggtggggctagGCCTCTGCGAGCCGGTTTGGATGGGGGCTCCTAACGCTGATGGGGGTGGCCAGCGGTGGGGCCGTGGCCAGAATGCTGTGCGGGATTCTGTGGAGTGAGGAGGAAAGGGGGGCTCGGTCTGCAATGTGTTGAGGCCAGAGGGGGAAGAGGGCGGGTTCGAATGCTGGAGTGGACAGTCAGGTTCATGGGGAGAAAACCGGGCTGAGGCTGAGGGGCGGGGCTACAGCGCTGGGCGAGGCTTGAGCGTGTGAAGGGGGTGGGCTTGGAgacgggggcggggccggggcgggcccATGCCGCGGGGAAGACCCGCCCTTGAGGGGGCGTGGTCATGATTGGCGGGGGCGGAGTCGGGGGAGGGCGGTTTAGACCGCGAGGCAGTCCTGGGGGGGGGCCGTGCGGGGCGGGGCCTGTGCGGCCGCGGTGCTGGCGGAGTGGGCTGCGGGGATGCGAGGCACGAGCTGTGTGGGCGGTGGCGGCGAAAGCCCCGGCAGCGCCGGGCTGAGCGAGGGCCCGCGGGGCCGCTGGCTGCGCCTGGCCCCGGTCTGCGCCTACTTCCTCTGCGTCTCGCTGGCCGCCGTGCTGCTCGCCGTGTACTACGGTCTCATCTGGGTCCCCACGCGGCCCCCAGCGGGCCCCGCGGGCCCGCTGCCTAGCGCGCTGTCCCCTCCGTGTGCTGCCCGCCCCGGCGCGCCGCCTGCCCCGGTGCCCGCCGCTGCCTCCATCTCCTGTCTCCTGGGAGCCCCCGGCGGGCCGCGACCCCAGCTCCAGCTGCCaccgagccgccgccgccgccgcagcgaCCCTGGCCGTGGCCCAAGCCGCCAGACGCCCAGAGAGACGCCAGGGACCGCAGGGGGGTGAGGAGCCGGGTAACCCTCCCTTCCACCCCAACCCGGACCATCAGCCCTCGAGAGCCCGGTGCTCCATGCCATGGATGCGCTGGCACCGAGTGGGCCCGGGCTCCGTCTTAATGACATCGCCCAGCGTCTCCGGAGCCGTCATCCTGAAGAATGGGGGCTAAGGGGGTGTCGGCTCGGGGCCTCACCCCTTGCAGCTCCTCTGCTGTCAGGCCGGGTCCTCCACCATCTGGCGGACTCCATCCCGACTTCTGCTTCCTATCCTCCCCCTCTAGGATTCTGAGCACAGAGTCCGCAGCTCACCCTTTTCATCTCCCCGaatctctgtgtctgtctgtccatctgcAATAAACTCCAGCCCCAGGTGCCTCGTGCTGTGTCTGTCCTGTTGTCTGCAGAGATGTCTCCTCCCACGTTTGTGAGGGGAAGTCCCTGGGGTGTAGCCTTTGTTTTTCTTGCCCCTGGTGGGCTGTGGGGGTTTTTCCTTTCCCTAGGAAGCCCGTCTCTTTCATCGCCTTCATGTAATTTTCGGTTTGGAGCGGGGAGAAGAGGCTTATCAACAACAGGGCCTTTGAAGGTCAGACAGTATGAAGGACTTCCTAGTGTTTTATGTGCTTGGGGCAGAAGACAGGTGTCTTTCTGGAGAGAAGCAGTTGTAACATGTTACTTCTCACTGTAACATGCCCTTGTGTTACAGCGTGGGAGACAGGAGAAAGGTGGGATGATTTGGGGGCAAGAACTGAGGTTCTGGGGGTTGCTGTTAGTAGAATTAGCATGTCAGAGGCTAAATCACCCTGAGATCTCAGTTTGCTGCTACGAGGGAATGATACTTGCCTTGTTCCTGGGGCTAGAGAGATGAAGGTAGACGGGGCTGGTGACACTTCTCTGCCTCTGGAAACCTCAGAGCAAGTCACCAGAGCACTGTGCTGCCTTTGAAGATCAGTACAACCTCTCTGGCCTGCAATGCGGAGTAATCAAGGCTGAGAAA
It encodes:
- the INAFM1 gene encoding putative transmembrane protein INAFM1 produces the protein MRGTSCVGGGGESPGSAGLSEGPRGRWLRLAPVCAYFLCVSLAAVLLAVYYGLIWVPTRPPAGPAGPLPSALSPPCAARPGAPPAPVPAAASISCLLGAPGGPRPQLQLPPSRRRRRSDPGRGPSRQTPRETPGTAGG